Below is a window of Fervidobacterium pennivorans DSM 9078 DNA.
AAATACGCACTTTCTGGAAAACCACTCTACTACGCAATAGGTGTCGACGTTGACCAAGACTACATGGCACCTGGAGTAGTTCTTACAAGTGCGATGAAAGGTATCGATGTGGCAGGGTACTACGGAGTCAAGTGGGCATACACTGGTCAATTCAAGGGCGGAACTAAAATTCTTGGCCTTAAAGAAAATGGTGTAAGAATTTCAGAACTGAAATACACAAAAGAAATCATCGACAAACTTGCTCCAGGCGTTCTTAAAGAACTTGATTATCTCAAACAACTTGTCATCGAGGGTAAAATTGTTATTCCAGATTCGGAAGATGCACTCAAGGCATTTACAGTTAAGGGTGTAAAACTTCCAAAGTAATCCACATAGAGAAATACAATAATCTTTTCTCTTCTCGTTTTTTCAAGTCGGGGGCAACATGCCCCCGTTTTGATAGACTATACGGATAGTGAGATCCGTTGGTCTATCAAAACGAGAAAGTGTTCAATTGTTTAAATATTAATCATTACTAACCGGAGGTGGACTCATAGTGGATGATTTAAGAAAAGATTCAAGACATTCTGAACTTGAAGGTCACGATAACCGTTCTGAGTACGCTGTTGAGATGATAGAGATTACCAAGAGGTTTCCTGGCGTTCTTGCAAATGACAGAGTAACGTTAAGGATTAAAAAAGGTGAAATCCACGCGATAGTTGGAGAAAACGGTGCTGGGAAAAGTACGTTGATGAACCAACTCTACGGTCTCTATCATCCAGATAGTGGCGAAATACGTATCTTCGGGCAAAAAAAGGTTTTTACAGGTCCGAGGGATGCGATAAAAGCCGGTATTGGAATGGTCCATCAGCATTTCATGCTTGTGAATACATTGACCGTAGCTGAGAACGTAGTACTCGGTAACGAACCTGTGAAAGGTGTTAATTTTGACCTAAGAAGGGCAAGGCAAGAGGTTAAGGAATTATCCGAAAAATATGGTTTATACGTTGATGTCGATGCGAAAATCGAGGATATACCGGTCGGAATGCAACAACGTGTTGAGATAATAAAAACACTTTACAGGGGTGCTAACATAATTATATTGGATGAGCCGACTGCGGTTTTGACTCCTCAAGAGGTTGAAGAACTGTTCGAAATTATGAGAAATCTCCAAAAAAGTGGGAAGACAATACTATTTATTTCTCACAAACTCAACGAAGTCATGGAGATTAGTGATAGGATAACAGTTATGCGTGGTGGAAGGGTAATTGCTGAGCTTATCACGAAAGAAACGAACGAACGCGAAATAGCACGTGCAATGGTCGGTAGGGATGTTGTTTTGAAACTTGACAAAGCGCCGCATACACCAAAGGAAGTGGTATTTGAAGTCAAAGACCTTTGGGTGAAAGATAATAGGCATCTTGATGCCGTAAAAGGAGTTTCTTTCCAGGTGAGAAAGGGAGAGATAGTGGGTATTGCTGGTGTTGCAGGAAACGGGCAAACGGAATTAGTTGAGGCAATCACCGGTTTGAGAAAAGCAGAAAAAGGGCAGGTACTATTTGAAGGAATAGATGTGACAAATAAACATCCTAGGGTATTGCGAGAGATGGGGATGACGCATATAGCGGAGGACAGATTGAAGCATGCTTTAATAAAACAATTTCCTGCCTATTACAATGTAATCCTCGGTAGACATTACAAACGTCCGTTTGCGAATGGTGCATTCCTGAATCACCAAGAGATAAAGAGATACACAGCGGAATTGATGGAAGAGTTCGACGTAAGACCGAGGATAATAGAACACTTAGGCGGTAATTTCTCTGGTGGTAACCAACAGAAGCTAGTTGTTGGAAGGGAAATAAAAGCTGGTCCAAAATTTATGGTTGTCGCCCAACCAACAAGGGGTTTGGACGTTGGTGCAATTGAATTTATCCATAGGCAAATTCTGAGGATGAGAGAGCAAGACGTGGGTATACTTTTGATATCGATGGAATTAGAAGAGATATTCTCACTGAGCGATAGGATATTGGTTATGTACGAAGGGCAGATAATGGGAGAAGTGAGACCAGAAGAAACGACAGTTGAGGAAGTTGGGTTGATGATGGCAGGTAAAAGACTAGAAGAAATTCGAGGTGGTAAGAGATGAAGAAGCCGGAAATGAAGAAGTTGTTAGAAAGTATTGCGGTTCCTGTTCTTGCTGTATTGATTGCCTTGTTGATTTCTGGATTTATCATTCTTGCTATTGGTAAGAACCCGATAAAGGCTTACGGTGTTCTATTACACGGTGCTTTTGGTAGTAAGCAAGCGATAATTGATACTCTTATAAAGACAACCCCTCTGATTTTAACAGGTCTGGCTGTTGGGTTTGGATTTAGAGCAGGTGTGTTCAATATAGGTGCCGAAGGTCAAATGGCAATGGGCGCTTTGATGGCTGCCACATTTGCTAGTAATTTTGGAGGATTACCACCTGCTGTAGCAATTCCACTTACAATGTTAATTGGTATGGGTGCAGGTGCTGGATGGGCTGCTATAGCTGGATTTTTGAAAGCAAAGACCGGAGCCCACGAGGTTGTTACAACAATAATGTTGAACTGGATAACAACTTACGTAGCTTCATTCATGGTAACAGGACCTCTCGCAACGGGCTCAGGAACACCGAAGAGTCCTGAAATTGCACAGTCAGCACAACTCCCCATTTTAATGAGAGTTGGTGCAATGGAATTGAGCGCTGGAATACTTATCTCTATAGCGGCTGCCGTATTTATGTATGTTTTTCTCAACAAGACAACAACGGGATATGAAATAAAGGCGGTGGGTTTCAATCCGTATGCTGCGGAATACGGTGGAATAAGTGTGGCGAAAAACGTGGTGCTTGCAATGGCAATCAGCGGTGCACTTGCGGGGCTTGCAGGTGTTACCGAGCTTATGGGTGTTCATCATAGGTTCTTGGGAGAGCTGTCTGGCGGTAAAGGTTTCGATGGTATTAGTATTGCACTCATAGGACAAAATAATCCGATAGGTATCATCTTCGCAGCACTCTTGATAGGTGCACTGAGAACTGGCAGTAATGAGATGCAGTTCATGGGTGTTTCAAAATATATTGTCATCATCGTTCAAGGTATTGTTATCTTCTTAGTAGCGGCGGACAGAATCGTTAAGGCAATATACGCGAGAAAGAAGGTGAAAGCATGAGAGTTTTAACAGCTATACTTTCGATATTTGTGAACCCACAATTTTACAAAATAGCTCTCACGGCGGCAACACCTTTGATTTTTGCATCCCTTGGTGGGGTGTTCAGTGAAATTACAGGCGTAGTCAACATCGCACTCGAAGGCATTATACTTATGGGTGCGTTTACGTCTGTTGTATTCACTTATTTGACAGGAAACGTGTGGTTTGGAGTCTTGATGGCGATTGTTAGCGGTATATTGCTTGCATTATTGCATGCATGGGGCAGTATAAAATGGGCAGGAAACCAGGTAGTTTTGGGAACGGCTATAATATTACTTTCTCAAGGCTTAACGGGTTTTCTAATGGAACCCATCTTTGGTCAGCCAGGTCAGACAGATTTTGTTGGAAAGGTGGACGAAATTACCATTCCCGGACTTGTAGATATTCCATTTTTAGGACAAGTGATTGGTGAAATCAGCCCGTTTGTCTATATAGCATTTGGTTGTGTTGCTTTCGGTTGGTGGCTGATTTACAAAACTAAACTTGGTTTGAGGATGCGTTCGGTTGGTGAAAATCCCGAAGCTGCGGATACACTTGGAGTTAATGTTTATGCGATAAGATACTTTGGAGTTATAATGAGCGGAGTCTTTGCTTCACTTGCGGGTGCTTACCTAAGCGTTGGCGAAATTGGTCAATTCAAGGAGCTTATGTCTGGCGGAAGAGGTTTTATAGGTTTGGCTGCTATGATTATCGGAAAATGGAATCCTGTTGGAGCGATGCTTGCCAGCTTATTCTTTGGCTTGTTTGGTGCGTTCTCAAACCAGCTCCAAAGTTTGCAAGAGATAACTGTCGCAGCTAATGTTAAGTCACTTTTCGATACTATTCCGTTTGTTTTGACAATAATTGTTGTTGCTGGATTTGTTGGTAAATCAAGACCACCTGCTGCAGATGGTGTGCCATACGAAAAAAGCGAGTAAATTTTCAAACAATTTGGTGGTGAGAAAGTGCTTCGCAAGTTTTCTGTGAGAACTTCAAAAAGGGTTGAATTTGTTGATATAACTGCCAAAGTTAAAACATTAGTAATGGAAAGCGGTGTAAAGGAAGGTGTTGTAGTTGTTTATGTACCTCATACAACTTGTGGGATAACTATAAACGAGCATGCGGATCCATCTGTTGTCGAAGATATCATCAACCAGCTATCCAACTTAGTTCCCACAAACGGAGGATACCATCATTTGGAAGGAAATTCGGATGCCCATATTAAGGCTTCAATCGTGGGTAGTAGT
It encodes the following:
- a CDS encoding ABC transporter ATP-binding protein, which translates into the protein MIEITKRFPGVLANDRVTLRIKKGEIHAIVGENGAGKSTLMNQLYGLYHPDSGEIRIFGQKKVFTGPRDAIKAGIGMVHQHFMLVNTLTVAENVVLGNEPVKGVNFDLRRARQEVKELSEKYGLYVDVDAKIEDIPVGMQQRVEIIKTLYRGANIIILDEPTAVLTPQEVEELFEIMRNLQKSGKTILFISHKLNEVMEISDRITVMRGGRVIAELITKETNEREIARAMVGRDVVLKLDKAPHTPKEVVFEVKDLWVKDNRHLDAVKGVSFQVRKGEIVGIAGVAGNGQTELVEAITGLRKAEKGQVLFEGIDVTNKHPRVLREMGMTHIAEDRLKHALIKQFPAYYNVILGRHYKRPFANGAFLNHQEIKRYTAELMEEFDVRPRIIEHLGGNFSGGNQQKLVVGREIKAGPKFMVVAQPTRGLDVGAIEFIHRQILRMREQDVGILLISMELEEIFSLSDRILVMYEGQIMGEVRPEETTVEEVGLMMAGKRLEEIRGGKR
- a CDS encoding ABC transporter permease → MKKLLESIAVPVLAVLIALLISGFIILAIGKNPIKAYGVLLHGAFGSKQAIIDTLIKTTPLILTGLAVGFGFRAGVFNIGAEGQMAMGALMAATFASNFGGLPPAVAIPLTMLIGMGAGAGWAAIAGFLKAKTGAHEVVTTIMLNWITTYVASFMVTGPLATGSGTPKSPEIAQSAQLPILMRVGAMELSAGILISIAAAVFMYVFLNKTTTGYEIKAVGFNPYAAEYGGISVAKNVVLAMAISGALAGLAGVTELMGVHHRFLGELSGGKGFDGISIALIGQNNPIGIIFAALLIGALRTGSNEMQFMGVSKYIVIIVQGIVIFLVAADRIVKAIYARKKVKA
- a CDS encoding ABC transporter permease, which produces MRVLTAILSIFVNPQFYKIALTAATPLIFASLGGVFSEITGVVNIALEGIILMGAFTSVVFTYLTGNVWFGVLMAIVSGILLALLHAWGSIKWAGNQVVLGTAIILLSQGLTGFLMEPIFGQPGQTDFVGKVDEITIPGLVDIPFLGQVIGEISPFVYIAFGCVAFGWWLIYKTKLGLRMRSVGENPEAADTLGVNVYAIRYFGVIMSGVFASLAGAYLSVGEIGQFKELMSGGRGFIGLAAMIIGKWNPVGAMLASLFFGLFGAFSNQLQSLQEITVAANVKSLFDTIPFVLTIIVVAGFVGKSRPPAADGVPYEKSE
- a CDS encoding secondary thiamine-phosphate synthase enzyme YjbQ — its product is MLRKFSVRTSKRVEFVDITAKVKTLVMESGVKEGVVVVYVPHTTCGITINEHADPSVVEDIINQLSNLVPTNGGYHHLEGNSDAHIKASIVGSSVTVIVNNGNLLLGTWQGIFLCEFDGPRTREVVVKVVEG